A single genomic interval of Daucus carota subsp. sativus chromosome 1, DH1 v3.0, whole genome shotgun sequence harbors:
- the LOC108197882 gene encoding B-box zinc finger protein 20, protein MKIQCDVCEKQEASVFCCADEAALCGPCDRQVHHANKLAGKHPRFSLIHPSPQDIPVCDICQERRAMVFCREDRAILCRECDDTIHKANEHTERHNRFLLSGVKLSPLEPSFTCQTSTSSNGSSYNNINAATSESITEINTTPIYDDNYHMQNHFQSQDYGITSGSTSSISEYLMETLPGWHIDEFLDPLSSQYGFCDKGTNNYMSPYIDDSLQGLLGPISSQDVVPQAPPLSDQAHFYETQEFNLGPVKVKSENEKNSKKGGKKWSRDGSAVIDKSASTKKSKRFW, encoded by the exons ATGAAGATTCAGTGTGATGTAtgtgagaaacaagaggcttCTGTCTTCTGTTGTGCCGATGAAGCCGCTTTATGTGGGCCCTGTGACCGCCAAGTTCACCATGCCAACAAGCTCGCCGGAAAACATCCCCGCTTCTCGCTCATTCATCCTTCTCCCCAAGATATTCCTGTTTGCGACATCTGTCAG GAGAGGCGTGCCATGGTATTTTGCCGAGAAGATAGAGCAATCCTATGCAGAGAATGTGACGACACAATTCACAAAGCAAATGAACATACAGAAAGACACAACAGATTTCTTCTCTCCGGAGTCAAGCTTTCACCTCTGGAACCTTCATTCACATGCCAGACCTCAACTTCCTCTAACGGCTCCAGCTACAACAATATCAATGCCGCCACAAGCGAATCCATAACCGAAATCAACACGACTCCCATTTATGATGATAATTATCACATGCAAAACCATTTCCAGAGCCAAGACTATGGAATAACATCGGGTTCAACCAGCAGCATTTCTGAGTATCTGATGGAAACATTACCCGGCTGGCACATCGACGAGTTTCTCGACCCTTTATCTTCTCAATATGGTTTTTGTGATAAG GGGACTAATAATTATATGTCACCATACATTGATGATAGCCTTCAAGGGCTTCTGGGGCCAATATCGTCACAAGATGTGGTGCCTCAAGCTCCACCACTATCTGATCAAGCCCATTTTTATGAGACCCAAGAGTTCAACCTCGGCCCAGTGAAGGTTAAATCTGAAAATGAGAAGAATTCGAAGAAAGGTGGTAAAAAGTGGAGTAGAGACGGTTCGGCAGTTATTGATAAGTCTGCATCTACCAAGAAATCAAAACGTTTTTGGTAG